A region of the Vibrio sp. YMD68 genome:
ATTCTTTACTTCTAACTTCTTAAAAATATTATACAAATGGGATTTAATTGTATGCTCACTTACAAACAAAGAGTCTGCTATTTCAACATTAGAACCTCCTGTTTTAAGAGATTCCAATATTTCTAGTTCTCGTCGTGTTAGCTCAGTTGCTAAATACCCCAGATCTTGAGTCGTATTTATATTTAGTTCATAGTAACTGATTAATTTACTGATTATTTTCCTAGGTAGCCAATTATCGCCACTAGCAATGGATTTCAAACCTTGGCAAACCTGTGGTAGCGTATCTTTAGCACTAAAAGTACCACGTAGAGATTTCCAACTAAGAACCTCTTCCACGCTCATATCTTCATCTGCATTGAATAAAACGGTTCCTATTACTTTATCTGATT
Encoded here:
- a CDS encoding LuxR C-terminal-related transcriptional regulator gives rise to the protein MKGLNMGLSEPEVQILMMTQYNLQSENFCQMLQQATQLSISSVDPSKKMDVATIPYNSIVIVDVSASEQLEEVSRIIQESDKVIGTVLFNADEDMSVEEVLSWKSLRGTFSAKDTLPQVCQGLKSIASGDNWLPRKIISKLISYYELNINTTQDLGYLATELTRRELEILESLKTGGSNVEIADSLFVSEHTIKSHLYNIFKKLEVKNRTQAMAWAKKHL